The Daucus carota subsp. sativus chromosome 7, DH1 v3.0, whole genome shotgun sequence genome window below encodes:
- the LOC108195557 gene encoding uncharacterized protein LOC108195557 translates to MMGRNSEEQVIIHKRSKASMDVDLRRALFTQKPRSPTENGRPSSMVFKKAHVVIPAHIVAEAISTLHGLDLRWSGPITPTEMNYVEQYVLAKYPEYSNALVEGGEKTDLYDLCIKEEPAHLSPDDKRKSPRGGFRDSVAPTFGSNHPDLDKTQLEPSRLQDVLTKKSSFLGSFISIPEIQARNKVLKQCGLPDEEYLVIFTSNYKNAMMLVGESYPFFRGNYYMTIIKEGDDYIREFASYKESKVIAAPETWLDLRIRGSQLSQYFRRKSKHTPKGLFSYPADVDGTKYSMHWVSEAHRNSWHVLLDATALNVGEERMNLSLHRPDFVLCKPDNTNAHPSDITCLLIRRRSFDTGASV, encoded by the exons ATGATGGGGAGAAACAGCGAAGAACAAGTTATAATACATAAGAGATCAAAG GCTAGTATGGATGTTGATCTGAGGAGAGCCCTGTTTACTCAGAAGCCAAGGTCACCAACTGAAAATGGCAGGCCAAGCAGTATGGTTTTTAag AAAGCCCACGTGGTGATTCCGGCTCATATAGTAGCAGAAGCAATTTCAACACTCCATGGTCTTGATTTGAGATGGTCAGGGCCTATCACACCTACAGAAATGAATTATGTTGAACAGTATGTTCTAGCCAAGTATCCAGAATACTCAAATGCGCTTGTTGAAGGAGGAGAAAAGACAGATCTTTATGATCTTTGCATCAAAGAAGAGCCTGCACATCTGTCGCCTGATGACAAGCGAAAATCTCCCAGAGGTGGTTTTAGGGATTCAGTGGCGCCAACATTTGGAAGCAACCATCCTGATTTAGACAAAACACAGTTAGAACCGTCAAGGCTTCAAGACGTTCTTACAAAGAAGTCGTCCTTCTTAGGAAGTTTCATCTCCATACCAGAAATTCAAGCCAGAAATAAAGTTTTGAAGCAGTGTGGATTACCTGATGAGGAGTACCTTGTTATCTTCACTTCAAACTACAAAAACGCAATGATGTTGGTTGGGGAGAGCTATCCCTTCTTCCGAGGGAATTACTACATGACAATTATTAAGGAAGGAGATGATTACATTAGAGAATTTGCAAGTTACAAGGAATCAAAAGTGATTGCAGCACCGGAGACTTGGTTGGATTTGAGGATCCGTGGATCACAGCTCAGCCAGTACTTCAGAAGGAAGAGTAAGCACACTCCAAAGGGTCTATTTTCATATCCAGCTGATGTAGATGGCACCAAATACTCTATGCATTGGGTTTCTGAAGCGCATAGGAATTCCTGGCATGTTTTGCTTGATGCCACTGCACTAAACGTGGGGGAGGAACGAATGAACCTGTCGCTCCACAGGCCAGATTTTGTTCTGTGCAAGCCTGACAATACTAATGCTCACCCTTCAGATATCACATGTCTGCTAATCAGGAGAAGATCTTTCGATACAGGAGCTTCAGTTTAG